Part of the Flavobacterium sp. KS-LB2 genome is shown below.
ATGCTTTCATGTGTCTGTTTTAAAGATTGAAAAAAATAAAGATTGAAAAATTAGCTTTCAATCGAAATGCAAAAATACTATTTTTTACGGTATTTAAAACTATCGGTGTTTCCCTTTTGTTACTGACAAATAGATTCCAGTTTTACAAATAGACATTTGGTCAAAAAAAAATCCACTCGAATTAATCGAGTGGATTAGCACTAAAAATCAAAATACTAAAGAACGAAATATGCATTCTTTAACGGTTGAATCGCTTGATTCGATGATTGATAAGGGTAAAATTCTTCCTCAAACTCATCTCTATATTCGTTTACCATTTGGGTTAGGTTCTTCTCAATTGTATTTGAAATTGCACTTACAGGAGTATCTGTAGGTCTGTTTTCAAATGGATCTTGCAAATGAATTGCCATTTTTTCGATTAAGAAAAAAGCTGCAGCAATTGTTGTCACTAATGGAATTTGTAGCCAGCCAATGATATTGATCAATCCAAAAGGCAATAGGATTATAAATAAACACAACGCAAATCGAATATACATACTATACGTTGTTGGGAAAATGGTGTTTTTTATCCGTTCACATTTACCCATAGCATCACACAATCGTGTTAATGTATTGTCAATTTCAACTTGTTGGTATGCATTAATTTTATGGCTGATTAACGCTTTTTTTAAATCTTTGGCGTGTAACATTAAAATGGCGTTTGGCACATGTTTGTGTCTTTTTACGAATCGTAATTCTTCTTCATTAAGCAACTCTTTTATGGGTTTAATAGGGTCTTTTTCTCGAAGTGATTGCCCTAAGCTATAGCACCAAGCCGCTTGTCTTTTTGCAAATTTTTCTTTAAAATCGTTTGCCTCAACAGAAAAATCAGGGTCGTTATAGAAAACAATAATTTGACGCAATAGTGTTCTGGAATCATTCACGATAGCACCCCATATTATTCTTGCTTCCCACCAGCGGTCATAGGCTTGATTGGATTTGAATGCTAACAATAATGAGATAATTGTACCAATAATAGTAGGTATTGCGATAGGAATGTTCACCGAAACTGTTTTGAAGTAATAATGAAAAACCTCAAAGGCGATACAAAACAGAATCACTAATGTTAGTTCTGTTTTTATTTTTCCCAACACATATTTCATTGGGATTTTCTTTTTTAATAGCATATATTTTGTTGTAAAATTGAAACAATCATTTTCTTTGTTAAGAAACCTCTTCATATAGGGAAAGAACGGGTAACCCTAATGTTTCGTTAAGTGCTTTCTTTTCTTTTTTAAGTCGTTTTAATTTTTTAGGTTTTCTAGTTTCAATCAAAATATCAATGTTGTTTTTTGATATGGCGTCAGCTAAAAGCGGATGTATTTCGTCACGTTTTCCCTCTTCATTTATCTTAGTTTCGCTAACGATTTTTAAAGAAAAAAGAGTGTTTATATACGCTTGAAGATCTTCGGTTTCTAGCATTGAATCTGAATTTTTAAGATACATTGCTTGGCTGAATGTTTCTTTATCTAAGGTCTCGTTTGTGTGTAAAATGGGGCATTTGCTATTAGAAATAATTTGTACACACATTGAATTAATTTTCTTTTTAGAAGATTTAAAAGAAGGTGTAACAATGGTTAATCCAATAGTAAAATGCTCCAGAATATTTTTGAAAAGTGGAGCCGAAATACCATATTGATGGTGGATTTTTAAGTTGCAATTGTTAGATTCTTGCGTTATTTCTCTGCATATCTCCAAAACATTTTCTTGGGTGGTAGTCAGTCCTTTATTGATGCCTCGTAATAAACTAGACGAAGAAAAGGTATCAGGAATATCTGCAAGTAACATCAATATGAGCTGGCTTGGAGTTCCATTAGATGATTTTATAGCCGTTTTTACCGCATTGATAGTGTCGTTTTGTAATGTCGATGGGATAAGGATATTTTTCATATGTATTAGATTTGATTTCTTTATACACACAAAATAAAAGCACCTAGCTTATGGTAACCTTAAATTAAAATTAGAATATTCTAAGAATTAACATTAGAATTTTTAATGTTGGTAGTTTTAAAAGTAATGTTTACAATTGTCCCTTTGTCAGGCTCTGATTGTATTTGAAGTTCTCCATTATGCATTCGGATGATTTTCATGGCAAGTGGAAGTCCCAATCCGTAACCATTATATTTGGATGCTTTTTTTCCTCGAAAAAAGGGCTCGTAAAGATGCGGAATATCTTCTGCAGGAATACCAATGCCAATATCAGTAATTGAAATTTTAATGATTGAATTGTTGACGGATAAAGTCACAAAGACGGTTTCGTTATCCGAATATTTTACACCATTGGCAATGATATTGTTCAACGAAAGTTCTAGTAAGGATTTGTTACAGGGAATTTCCAATAAACTCGGGTCACTTGGAAATTTCATGAACTTTATTGTGACTCTGTTATTGGGATAAATTTTATCAATATCAGATTTTACATCCATAAGGAGTTCATCAATTCGAACAACATCTAATAATTGTTTTTTTCCATCATAACCACTTTGCGTCAGTTTCAAGAGGCTTTCGGTAAGGTCACCGAGTCGGGATGCCTGGCTGTGAATATTCTCTAAAGATACAATGTAATCCGAAACATTTCTTTCTTTCAAAAGCATGATTTCGGCTTCTGCAATTATGGTTGTTACGGGTGTCTTTAGTTCATGTGACGCATTATTGATAAAATTTGCTTGTATTTCAAATGAAGTTTCCAGTCGGTCCAACATGTTGTTAAAAGTCTTTGTCAAATCGCCAATTTCATCTGAACTATTGGTTTCAGGAAGTCGGTTGTGGAGATTTGATGCGCTTATAATTTTTACTTCATCCGTAATTCGTGCTACTGGATTGATAACCCTTCGTGCTAGAAATCTACCTAGAAAGTAGGCCAATAATATAAAAGCTAATCCGCCAAAAAAGAGAATTTGAATGATATAAATGCTGCTAACATTTCCTCTGCGGTCTATTGCAGTAATGATTACAATATATTTTTGATTGGATTCTGTAAAAGTCTGGGCATAAAAATAACGGTTATTATCCTCAATCCAATTCGAACCATTCGCCATGACTTTCGAATAAAAGTCAGCTGGTAAATCAAGATTGGTGTTGTATTCAAAGGTATTTTTTCCGCTGACTTTTAAAACATAATTATTCTCATTAATTAGTTCTTCAAGTCCATTAGCTTTAAATTCTTTGAAATAACGAGTTTTTACAGGATCATTTTGATAATGAATAGACGCCACAATTTTAGCTCGATCTTGTAATCTTTTCAAAAAATGATATTGGTTGTTTTGTTTAAACAAGAAAAAAACCACCAAACTTAGTAAAAGTGTGCTCAGGGTGGAAAGCGCAATATAGGTAAAAGTAATTTTTTTCTTAATCTGCATTTTTATAGTTTCAGTACATAACCTAAACCTTTCATGGTGTGAATCAGTTTAGTTTCGTATGGTTTGTCAATTTTTTTTCTTAAATAATTAATATAAACATCAATTACATTAGTATTCATATCGAAATTAATATCCCACACATTGTCTAAAAGTTGTTCACGGGATAAAATAGATTCAGAGTTGATGGCTAGGTAATACAATAATTTAAATTCTTTAGCTGTCAATACAATGGAATCTCCATTTCTGGTCACAGATTTTGTTTTTGAATTGATTTGAAGATCAGCAATGCTTATGATTTCATTCGGTTTTTGTACTTGTCCGGCTCTTCTAGAAAGTGCATTAACTCTTGCATCAAGTTCTAAAAATTTAAACGGTTTTAATAAGTAATCATCGGCACCAGAATTCAATCCGTTGATTATATTTTCAGTACTTCCTAAAGCAGTTAAAAGTAAAATTGGAACAAAGTTTTCAGCAGCTCTCAAACGTCTACAAATTTCAATTCCATTAATGTCAGGTAACATTACATCTAATATCACCACATCAAAATTGTGATTCGAAAGCAAATCTAATGCAGTTGTACCATCAAGTGCAACACTTACTTCGTGGTTTTTTTCTGAAAATCCTTTACGGATAATAGACGAAAGATTTGGTTCATCTTCAACAATTAATAACTTCATTAGGATTACTCTTTTTACAAATCTAATGTTTAAACTTTTATTTTTTTTCCAAAACATAGGTGTTAAACTAATATTAACAAAACCTTATAATTTGTTGAAAGTTTCATTTTTCATTTTTAGATTTAAATAGAAGGAATCTTTTAGGCTTCAGTATTAAATTATTACGAACTTTTCCTGTAACATTTTTTATTTTTCGATTACTAATAAAATATAAAAATTAGCTTTATGAAAAAGATTTTCTCCATTGCTTTCTTACTCCTTTTTGGGTTGTTACTTTTTTACAGTAACCTGCCAGTGCTTCATTATGGCTTCACGGGTTTTGCTGTAATTTTATTGTTATTGGTGATTCTTGGGATTTTATTTTCTCTTGGTCTCTCGGTTTCACAACAAACTAAACAAGTTAAGATTGTTTCTAAGCCAAACAAGGTTTGGTATATTCTTGCAGCAATACTTTTAGTGTATTGCACGGCACTCCCTTTTGTAACCAGCCTTAAAATGTTCAGGAGTGATTCCTATCAAAAGTTAATAGGCGAAGTCAAAAACGGTCAAAAAATAACCAATCACATAGCTCCAATTTCTATTGATAAAATCCGTGTGGTCGATGAGGAGCTTGCACATCTTCTTGGCGAGAAAATTTTAGGTTCACAGCCTGCTTTGGGAAGTCAGGTAGAATTAGGTGATTTTTGCATCCAAAAAGTAAATAATGACTTGTACTGGGTTGCACCATTATTGCATTCGGGTTTTTTGAAATGGTTTAACAACCAAGAAGGAACTGCGGGATATGTTATGGTTTCTGCAACCAATGAACGTGATGTAAAATTAGTTCAGAGTATAGGAGGGAAGGATATCAAGATTAAATACCAGCAAGGCGCTTATTTTCAAAGCGACATTCACAGACACGTTTATTTTAACGGAAATGCTACGGTTGGTTTGGCTGATTTTAGTTTTGAGATTGATGATGCTGGAAATCCGTTTTGGATTGTTACTAAATATGGGAAAAAAATTGGATTCTCCGGAAAAGAAGCTACTGGAGTTATTGTGGTTGATGCCCAATCTGGTGTTATAAACGAATATTCAATTGCTAAAACACCAAAATGGATAGACCGTATTCAGCCTTTGGATTTCATCGAAGATCAGTTAAATGATTGGGGCGAATACATTCACGGATACTGGAATTTCTCTAATCAGGATAAACTCCAAATTACAGAAGGATTGACATTGGTTTACGGGAAAGACAATAAATCGTATTGGTATACTGGATTGACTTCGGTGGGGAAAGAAGAATCTGCCGTTGGTTTTGTTTTGGTGGATACCAGAACCAAAGAAACAACTTTTTATAAACAAGGTGGCGCAACAGAATATGCTGCCCAAAGCTCTGCCCAAGGAAAAGTTCAGGAAAAAGGATATAAGGCTTCTTTGCCAATTCCCTATAATATTAATAACATTCCCACGTATGTAATGACACTTAAAGATGATGGTGGACTGGTGAAAATGTTTGCAATGGTTGCTATTTCAGATTATACGATTGTTGGTGTGGGCAATACGATGCGAGAAACGTTGACTTCGTTTAAAAATGTGTATAATATGTCGGATAACAAAATAAACCCGAATAGTATTTCTACTAAAAAATCGCTAAAATCCGTAGTGACCCGAATCCAAAATGATGTCAAAAACGGGAATAGCTTTTATTATTTCAAAGTGAAAGATTATCCAAATATTTTTGTAGGTTCCTCTCAAATATCGAACCAATTGCCAGTTACAATTGTAGGAGACAGTATTGAAATTTCTTTTGATGTGGACTTAGAGGAAGTAATTGATGTCTCCAGTTTTGAGAATATTAATATAAAGGCAAGTATGAAATCAAAGTAATAAAAAAGGGCTTAAAGTATTTTCTTTAAGCCCTTTTTTTATTTTTTAGGTAATAGTTTAAAAGAAGTGGCTTTGAAGCGATTATCGACAACTTTTCCAACTACTTCTGCTTTTCGAATAGCTGCGCAAAAACCATCACTAGCATGTGCATCTCCGTGAGAATCGATGGAAGATCCGTCAACAAAATAGGATTTTCCATCAATGCGAACTGCTAATTCGCAACCGTGTCCTTCCATTCCAAACTGGCATTGTCCGCACGAGGCTTCGACAATTTGAGGCTTTGGTTCTTCTTTTTTCTCTTTATCCTGAGCGCTTGCAAGTGTCGCAGAGAATAAAATAGCTAAGTATAGTAACTTTTTCATAAAGATTTCAATTTTTACTTCAGCTAAGATACTGGTTTTTTTACATCGAATAATTTTTAAACATGTAAATCCACAATAATCTGGAAAGACGAATATTTATAGAAGCCATTGCAAGAATTACGACGGCAATAATCGGAATAATTCTTAAATCGAAAGTTTCTTTAAAGAAGAATTGAGCAATAACATAGGTAGCAATTCCTTGAGCCACTGTTAAACCATAATTTACATACATAGCTCCAAAAAAGTAACCAGGTTCTTTTTCGAATTTATAGTTACAGTGAGAGCAATATTCATTCATTTTAGGGAATCCAAAATTGAAAAAGATACTTTTTTCATTGAAAACTTTGCCTTTAAGACAATGAGGGCAATCATTATTCAAGATATGTACAATAGAATTTGACATCGTAATTATTTTTATCAAAGGTATTTCTTATTCATGTCATGGATGTTTTCTATATTCGCTAATTATAGCACAATAAAGACATTTTCGCCAAAATGAAAAAATATCCTATTTATAACATTCAACGGTTTAACTGTACTTCAGTGAATAGTGATTTGTATATTAATACCTTTAAAAATCACTTAATTGATCATAGTTTTGTTGAGGAACCACATAGGCATAATTCGTATGTGTTGGTTTTTTTTACTAAAGGCTCGGGAACACATGAAATTGATTTCGATATATTTACGATTCAGCCGGGAAGTATGTTTTTTCTGCAACCCGGACAAATGCATCATTGGAATTTATCTGATGACGTGGAAGGATTTGTAATTTTCTACTCTCAGGAAATGTATAATCTTTATTTTGGGCAAAAAACAATCGCCGACTATCCATTTTATTCTTCGGTGGACAATAAGCCTGAAATGGTTTTCAATGTATCCGAATTGAAAGCGATTCTGCCTTATTTTGAAAGTCTGATTGTAGAAATACAATCGAATCAGCTTTTGAAGCAAGATAAAATAATGAATTTGTTGGATATTATTCACATTGAAATTGCTAGAAAATATAGTGAAACACATTTGCACGAAGCACATTCGTATAATGTGAAAATTAAAAATTTCGAAGTACTTTTAGAGCATAATTTTAAAACAGAAAAGGCGCCTTTTTTCTACGCTTCACAACTTACTATTACTTTGAAACACTTGAACAGGATTTGTAATGAAATGTTGCAAAAAACCACAACCGAAGTGATTACAGCTAGAATTATCCTTGAAGCGAAACGCATGCTGATGGATAAAAAGTTTACTGTCAATGAAATTGCAACGGAATTAGGCTTTGATGATTATTCGTATTTCACCCGATTGTTTAAAAAAAACACAGGAATGACTCCGACAGATTTTCGTATTTCTAAAAAGTAATGGGGGATCAATGTCGTTTCCTTAAGACGTGTGTCAAGTCGAGCGCAGTCGAGACTAAGCGTTGAGTCTCGACTGCGCTCGACTTGACAATACTATCGATATTAAATTAAGAGTGCACGGTAACCAAACTGGCTGCTTTCTTCGCTTTTTCTACCACTTCTTCAATTGGAGTTTCTAAAGTATCATTGACTAAAGCCACAGCCATTCTTCTATACGGTCTTGAAGTTGGTTTGCCAAAGATTCTGAAATCCGTTTTTGGTAAGGAAGCAATATTTTCTATTCCGGAATAGGTTGGATTGGTTGAGTTTTCCGAAGCTAAAATTACAGCACTCGCTCCCGCTTTTTCTAATGTAATTTCGAAAATGGGCAAACTCAAAATGGCTCTTAAATGCAATTCGAATTCATTGAAGTTTTGTGTTCCCGCCAAAGTTACCATTCCGGTATCATGCGGACGAGGGGATAATTCCGAGAAATAAACACCATCATCAGCTAAGAAAAATTCTACGCCAAAAAGTCCTGCGCCACCCAAAGCTTCGGTAACTTTTTCGGCCATGTCTTGCGCTTCGTATAAATCCTTGTCGGATATTCTGGCGGGTTGCCAGCTTTCCTGATAATCGCCACGTTCTTGACGATGACCTATTGGCGCACAGAAAAGTGTTGGGTTATTATTTTGAACCACGGTTAATAATGTAATTTCCGAATTAAATTTGACGAAAGCTTCTACAATTACTTCTACGACATCGCCGCGGGAACCTTGCACAGCATAATTCCATGCTTTTTCGATATCAGCTTCGGTTTTAATGGTTGATTGTCCTTTTCCGGACGAAGACATTAAGGGTTTTACCACGCAGGGCATTCCAACGGCTTCAACTCCTTTTTGCAATTCCTCGGCAGTGGTGGCGTAGCGATACTTGGCAGTTTTTAAACCTAATTCTTTAGACGCTAAATCCCGGATTGCTTTCCTATTCATCGTGAAGTTTGCCGCTTTCGCAGAAGGAACTACGGTGATTCCTTGTTTCTAGTAATCATAAAAACGCTCGGTTCTAATGGCTTCGATTTCAGGAACGATGAAATCTGGTTTGTGTTTGGCGACGATTTTGTCTAACGCATCTCCGTCCAACATATTGATGACTTCAAAATCATGGGCAACTTGCATTGCCGGAGCATTTTCGTATCTGTCCACAGCGATTACGATTTGTCCGATGCGTTGTGCAGCGATTGTAAATTCTTTTCCTAATTCGCCTGATCCTAGAAGTAGTATTTTCATTTTTTTGAAGTCTTAATTAGAATGTAAAAATACTAAATTGCTTTTTTATGACTGCCTATTCGCTACAAACTTTGCCCGAAAGTCAATAGATTATTATCCGGATCCAATATCGAAAATTCTTTTTGTCCCCAAGGTTTGATTTCCAGAGGACCATTGGGATGAATGGCAACGCCGTTGTTCAAAAAGTTTTTATAAACGGTTTCGATATCCTGCACCCGAATGTAAACTCCTGAGTAATTTTCGACAGCATTAATGGTTGCAAACTCAAAAAAATGAATTTCAATGCTGTCTTTTTGTACCATCAAATACCCTTCAAAGTCTGCATTGCCCCATTCCTGAAAACCCAATTGGTTGATATAGAAATTCCGTGTAATCGTTTTGTTGCGCATGGGTAACTTTGGGTTGATGGCGGTTAGCATGATGGTTTAGGTTTTGATTAGTTCTATAAATCTAGTTTGATCACTTGTTTTATTGCTGTTGTTTGTGGTAATAAAAGAATTTTATTTGCAAAGTTGGTTTAGTGATTTCAATTCATAGCTAGTGCTATGCTCTTAACTCTAGCTTTTGATGGTATTGCTTTATTTAATTAATTTTCCGGATTTAATTACAAATTTTGAAAAGGTGTTAAATAAAATAACGAACGAAATTAGGGATAAAATTGAAAAATATAGTACAAAAGATTTTAAAATTGCCATTGTGGTAATTTCAGTTTCAAAAACTTTAAATATAGTTGGAATATATTTTTCAGGATATAAATTTAGTAAGACAATAAGACAAATAGTTGCTATAAAAAGTATCATAGATGTTTTAAACCTATCTACAAGTTCGTGAAGTAAAGTTTTAGAATTGTTTTTACTACTTTCTTGGTTATAAAGATTTTTTGAGAAAGGAGAAGTAGCAATAATTGATAATGCAGTGATTGAAAAACCTGTTGTTATTGATAAAAAAGTGGCAACAACTTCAAAAGCTTTATTATTCAAGTTAAAACTTATTGCAAAAAAGGATATTGCAAAAACTGAAATGAAAATTTTAAGTATTATTTTAAGTGTTTTCATTTTTTACTTTACTTATTAATATATTGTATACATCATCAGATGAAAACATTTCATCTTCATCAACTAGTGCCTCAATATCAATTTTTCGTGAAAAGCCTTCGGTATTAAAAAGCATTCCTAAATTATTTTCATCTTTACCTGAGATAACAATGCTTTTTAGTGAATTTTTTTGTTTAAATATTGATTTAACTTTGTCGATTAAATAATTATTTGTCAATCTATTATTATAACTTAAACTTAAAGTGGCAACACTAGCCTCATATCCATTGATCTCTTCAGATAAAATTTTGCTTAATAATCCTGAATCACTGAATAAATTCGGCACTGCAGAAATTTTTATATTATCAAGTGTTTTTAACATCTCGATGAATTGTGTTTCATCATAAATTTCTTTTATAACAATTGATGAAGTAGGGAAATATCTTTTAAATAATTCTATTAAGGCAGTCCTCTTTTTCGAATTACTAATCCATAGAAAGCTAGTTTTAAAATCAATGATTGCAAAAGTTTGTCTAGGTTCAACTTGATTTTTTTGTCTAGGATTTGGCTCTTCTTCGTTTGTATTAAAATTATAAACATTTGGATTTCTTGGTCCTACCATTCCTTCTCCAAAATTCATTTTCATGTAATTTTCTTCATATTCTATATTGAAAATTTGAACTTTACTATCATCATTGTTTGTATATGAACCCGTCGGAAGATTCTGTTGAAAATTATCAATATATAATCTTTCATCATTTAGATATAGAAAAACTCCGCTAAAAATTAAAGATTTCTTATTTGCTTTCTTCATATAATTTTTAAATTGTTATTTCTAAATTTATTGACTTCTTCCTTTTTTGTGTGTGCATTGTCGCTAGTTAACTTGCTGACAGGATTTATATCGTTATTAAAATCTACCTAAATTTTGCGGCTTTAGGTAGCCAAACGAAATTTAAGTTAATCTCTTAAAAGTATAAAATTAAAAATACAAATCATCAGAAATTTCATTGTTTTTTTGTTTGTGTTGAGAATTGTAAGGACTGCTCACGAGCAGTCCGTAACACATTAAAATAAACATGATTCTAGCAGGGTTTGCGTGAGGGAGTGAAGTGGAAATCCTTTATGTTTTTTCTTTAAAAATATAAAGATTGCAGCGGAAATCCCGACCCTTGTGGTCACGCCCAAAAACAAGAAAACCCCAAGAATGTCTTGAGGCTTTGATGGTATTGTAAGTTGGATTTTTGAGTTTCTAACTTTCGATTTTATGAGGTTTGACTATAGTGCCAAAGCATCTTTGATTCTTTTTAATGCTTCTTTCAAGATCTCGTCGCTGGTTGCATATGAGAAACGGATGCAGTCAGGATTTCCAAAAGCGTCACCTGTTACCGTTGCTACGTTAGCTTCGGCCAAAAG
Proteins encoded:
- a CDS encoding AraC family transcriptional regulator, with translation MKKYPIYNIQRFNCTSVNSDLYINTFKNHLIDHSFVEEPHRHNSYVLVFFTKGSGTHEIDFDIFTIQPGSMFFLQPGQMHHWNLSDDVEGFVIFYSQEMYNLYFGQKTIADYPFYSSVDNKPEMVFNVSELKAILPYFESLIVEIQSNQLLKQDKIMNLLDIIHIEIARKYSETHLHEAHSYNVKIKNFEVLLEHNFKTEKAPFFYASQLTITLKHLNRICNEMLQKTTTEVITARIILEAKRMLMDKKFTVNEIATELGFDDYSYFTRLFKKNTGMTPTDFRISKK
- a CDS encoding DUF6370 family protein, which encodes MKKLLYLAILFSATLASAQDKEKKEEPKPQIVEASCGQCQFGMEGHGCELAVRIDGKSYFVDGSSIDSHGDAHASDGFCAAIRKAEVVGKVVDNRFKATSFKLLPKK
- a CDS encoding DUF983 domain-containing protein is translated as MSNSIVHILNNDCPHCLKGKVFNEKSIFFNFGFPKMNEYCSHCNYKFEKEPGYFFGAMYVNYGLTVAQGIATYVIAQFFFKETFDLRIIPIIAVVILAMASINIRLSRLLWIYMFKNYSM
- a CDS encoding bestrophin family protein; this encodes MKYVLGKIKTELTLVILFCIAFEVFHYYFKTVSVNIPIAIPTIIGTIISLLLAFKSNQAYDRWWEARIIWGAIVNDSRTLLRQIIVFYNDPDFSVEANDFKEKFAKRQAAWCYSLGQSLREKDPIKPIKELLNEEELRFVKRHKHVPNAILMLHAKDLKKALISHKINAYQQVEIDNTLTRLCDAMGKCERIKNTIFPTTYSMYIRFALCLFIILLPFGLINIIGWLQIPLVTTIAAAFFLIEKMAIHLQDPFENRPTDTPVSAISNTIEKNLTQMVNEYRDEFEEEFYPYQSSNQAIQPLKNAYFVL
- a CDS encoding bleomycin resistance protein, producing MLTAINPKLPMRNKTITRNFYINQLGFQEWGNADFEGYLMVQKDSIEIHFFEFATINAVENYSGVYIRVQDIETVYKNFLNNGVAIHPNGPLEIKPWGQKEFSILDPDNNLLTFGQSL
- a CDS encoding response regulator transcription factor, translating into MKLLIVEDEPNLSSIIRKGFSEKNHEVSVALDGTTALDLLSNHNFDVVILDVMLPDINGIEICRRLRAAENFVPILLLTALGSTENIINGLNSGADDYLLKPFKFLELDARVNALSRRAGQVQKPNEIISIADLQINSKTKSVTRNGDSIVLTAKEFKLLYYLAINSESILSREQLLDNVWDINFDMNTNVIDVYINYLRKKIDKPYETKLIHTMKGLGYVLKL
- a CDS encoding HAMP domain-containing sensor histidine kinase; amino-acid sequence: MKRLQDRAKIVASIHYQNDPVKTRYFKEFKANGLEELINENNYVLKVSGKNTFEYNTNLDLPADFYSKVMANGSNWIEDNNRYFYAQTFTESNQKYIVIITAIDRRGNVSSIYIIQILFFGGLAFILLAYFLGRFLARRVINPVARITDEVKIISASNLHNRLPETNSSDEIGDLTKTFNNMLDRLETSFEIQANFINNASHELKTPVTTIIAEAEIMLLKERNVSDYIVSLENIHSQASRLGDLTESLLKLTQSGYDGKKQLLDVVRIDELLMDVKSDIDKIYPNNRVTIKFMKFPSDPSLLEIPCNKSLLELSLNNIIANGVKYSDNETVFVTLSVNNSIIKISITDIGIGIPAEDIPHLYEPFFRGKKASKYNGYGLGLPLAMKIIRMHNGELQIQSEPDKGTIVNITFKTTNIKNSNVNS